One region of Eremothecium gossypii ATCC 10895 chromosome II, complete sequence genomic DNA includes:
- the MDG1 gene encoding Mdg1p (Syntenic homolog of Saccharomyces cerevisiae YHR146W (CRP1) and YNL173C (MDG1)), with protein MVDFTFTWPSGPKKVVITGDFDRWQGTVPLEKQPSGDFVVQLPIGVVESDKFYFKFIVDGQWVTSDLYPKDSLTGAENNYVLLSSVGGGIGSRSAPGSAGAAALRAQPAPGSKKGKKKKKGKKRTRRNRSAGEASPAPGESPVPESYDEDGTSSDSSESEPRDAPHSAASAAAEKAAEAAAEVAAAVAAGAGAAMAVAAAAMHKVPHKLEMGIGPLMRDPSEVAELHQVDGEALNKRLNAERSGQHAGTLDPRASEKLPDDPRDSVRDNINKALAELDSTRGPAEDTTPLISANSTNPGKMVGLGLTEGIDTSGAIGTPASDSSTSLLPGTLPLDTPTASGKPKDRNVAPVPESTPLREDVTPAREDSSLPETNKPAIPLPYSGPSGKDATPAEDTLKPSGNDQKKSRVPEIAVAGQTTSQNSSIPSSAKDTPAPEGSTPILPGSPLLPSTPEPSEKPSVKGATPSALSQKPISRDSAPADGSKPSIEKATPVPEGSTPILPGSPLLPSTPALSDKPSVKGATPSSPAQLVKKDVGSNDGSKSATEGSTPAPEGSTPILPGSPLLPGTPVPVGKSSVKDATPSALSQKPISRDSAPGEESKPSTEKATPVPEGSTPVLPGSPLLPSTPVPSDKPFVKGATPSSPAQSVKKDVGSNDGSKSATEYSTPTPEGSTPILPGSPLLPGTPVPVGKPSGQSATPSALSQKPISRDSKPSEESKPSREKATPVPEGSTPVLPGSPLLPSTPVPSDKPSVKGATPSSPAQLVKKDVGSNDGSKSATEYSTPAPEGSTPILPGSPLLPGTPVPVGKSSVKDATPSALSQKPISRDSAPGEESKPSTEKATPVPEGSTPVLPGSPLLPSTPAPSDKPSVKGVIPSGTAPVKKDAKTSDESKPATEYSTPVPEGSTPVLPGSPLLPGTPVPTNKTSTKDVTPSALSQKPTSRDSAPADGSKPSIEKATPVPEGSTPVLPGSPLLPSTPVPSDKPSVKGATPSSPAQSVRKDIGSNDGSKSATEYSTPAPEGSTPILPGSPLLPGTPVPVGKSSVKDATPSALSQKPISRDSAPGEESKPSTEKATPVPEGSTPVLPGSPLLPSTPAPSDKPSVKGVIPSGTTPVKKDAKTSDESKPATEYSTPAPEGSTPILPGSPLLPGTPVPAGKPSRKTATPRSPAQPVKNDTKPSDKSTPATETSTPTPEGSTPILPGSPLLPHTPVASGKPSESPASVPKKEDVTEKKDDVRSPAKHAATPVLSSPLAAPVPKGKPLVKTASVNQPSKEGSPGSEYTTPLATSPVDVTHSLSGDSAPVKTPVGVTAIPVASKSVNPVDKVEKPVNKNLQPSKGTDTNNTSATTTTGSTPILPGSPLIPSTPVLSGVKANENSPSVESSVPAASNTPSKAAPTDGQTSVKTTTKPAITKEEPKPTPAVAKETPVSTSVAAVSVAKKENTQDVSERPSQAELPSKTRIEPSTSVPVPVPVPAGVSQVTPASPGPRNPSRIDPENPPAQVPEEPEKRAAPAPAAQPSLAPRTAVPAPSEAHVTPVTNVPVSEQISSPKVTQPVVESSPATESEKVIKAPAVAAHEIFPPHVVKLTPVSPKKKTSTGSLKKQIIAPREEEQPQPVHAVTGTAIELEEVPSTVELVEVPPSEVPTTHSPIVVGIPLSNDKIVVAPVQIQGDITTQTSAPSTQYTDTYAAPVRQDVPLATTAGRSSVTQSRHSKDAASMATAPSTKQSFDAHNGRPSSKNSNSSPSRSSTEPKRRSGFFARLKRFLR; from the coding sequence ATGGTCGACTTCACTTTCACGTGGCCATCGGGCCCCAAGAAGGTGGTCATTACAGGGGACTTCGATCGGTGGCAGGGGACCGTGCCATTGGAGAAGCAGCCCAGCGGAGATTTTGTTGTGCAGCTCCCCATCGGCGTGGTGGAGAGCGACAAGTTCTACTTCAAGTTCATTGTGGACGGACAATGGGTGACTAGCGATTTGTATCCCAAAGACAGCCTGACGGGCGCGGAAAACAACTACGTGCTGTTGTCGAGTGTGGGCGGGGGAATTGGCAGCAGGTCTGCGCCAGGCAGCgccggggcggcggcgctgcgcgcgcagccggcgcCGGGGTCCAAGAAAggcaagaagaagaagaagggGAAGAAGCGGACGCGGCGGAACCGCTCGGCCGGCGAGGCCTCGCCGGCCCCAGGCGAGAGCCCGGTTCCGGAGAGCTACGACGAGGACGGGACGAGTTCCGACAGCTCTGAGTCCGAGCCGCGCGATGCGCCGCACTCTGCAGcgtctgcagctgcggaGAAGGCTGCcgaggcggcggccgaAGTGGCCGCTGCGGTGGCTGCTGGCGCCGGGGCAGCCATGGCGGTGGCTGCAGCGGCGATGCACAAGGTGCCGCACAAGCTGGAGATGGGGATAGGGCCGTTGATGCGGGACCCCTCCGAGGTTGCAGAGCTGCACCAGGTCGACGGTGAGGCCTTGAATAAGAGGCTGAACGCCGAGCGGTCAGGTCAGCATGCAGGAACCCTAGATCCAAGAGCCTCTGAGAAGCTACCAGACGACCCACGGGACTCTGTGCGTGACAACATTAACAAAGCTCTTGCTGAGTTGGATAGCACACGCGGTCCTGCTGAAGATACCACCCCATTAATATCTGCTAACAGCACAAACCCTGGCAAGATGGTGGGACTCGGATTAACCGAAGGCATTGACACTTCTGGTGCAATCGGTACACCTGCGTCCGACAGCTCCACTTCTCTACTACCGGGCACTTTACCTCTAGATACTCCAACGGCTAGCGGGAAGCCCAAGGATAGAAATGTAGCGCCGGTACCGGAATCCACCCCGTTGAGGGAGGATGTAACGCCTGCCCGTGAAGACTCTAGCTTACCCGAGACTAATAAACCAGCTATACCGCTTCCTTATAGCGGACCTTCTGGTAAGGACGCTACACCAGCCGAGGATACTCTAAAACCATCTGGCAATGACCAGAAGAAATCGAGAGTTCCGGAGATTGCCGTAGCAGGACAGACCACTTCGCAGAATAGTTCAATACCATCATCGGCCAAGGATACACCTGCCCCGGAGGGATCCACCCCGATCCTACCGGGCAGTCCTCTACTACCAAGTACTCCAGAGCCCTCTGAGAAGCCTTCTGTGAAGGGCGCTACTCCAAGCGCTCTGTCACAAAAACCAATCAGCAGAGACTCTGCGCCAGCTGACGGGTCGAAACCTTCCATTGAAAAGGCCACACCTGTTCCTGAAGGATCCACACCAATTCTCCCAGGCAGTCCTCTGCTACCAAGCACACCTGCTCTGTCCGACAAGCCATCCGTCAAGGGTGCTACACCAAGCAGCCCTGCCCAGTTGGTGAAGAAGGACGTTGGCTCCAATGATGGCTCCAAATCTGCCACAGAGGGCAGCACGCCTGCCCCAGAGGGATCCACGCCGATCCTTCCAGGCAGCCCACTGCTACCAGGTACTCCTGTGCCAGTAGGCAAGTCTTCAGTCAAGGATGCAACTCCAAGTGCTTTGTCACAAAAGCCTATCAGCAGAGACTCTGCGCCAGGTGAAGAGTCAAAACCTTCCACGGAAAAGGCCACGCCTGTTCCTGAAGGGTCCACGCCAGTTCTCCCAGGCAGCCCTCTGCTACCAAGCACACCTGTTCCATCTGACAAGCCATTCGTCAAGGGTGCTACACCAAGCAGCCCTGCCCAGTCGGTGAAGAAGGACGTTGGCTCCAATGATGGCTCCAAATCTGCCACAGAGTACAGCACGCCTACCCCAGAGGGATCCACGCCGATCCTTCCAGGCAGCCCACTGCTACCAGGTACTCCTGTGCCAGTAGGAAAACCATCTGGACAGAGCGCTACTCCAAGCGCTTTGTCACAGAAGCCTATCAGCAGAGACTCTAAGCCAAGTGAAGAGTCAAAACCTTCCAGGGAAAAGGCCACGCCCGTTCCTGAAGGGTCCACACCAGTTCTCCCAGGCAGTCCTCTACTACCAAGCACACCTGTTCCATCTGACAAGCCATCCGTCAAGGGTGCTACACCAAGCAGCCCTGCCCAGTTGGTGAAGAAGGACGTTGGCTCCAATGATGGCTCCAAATCTGCCACAGAGTACAGCACGCCTGCCCCAGAGGGATCCACGCCGATCCTTCCAGGCAGCCCACTGCTACCAGGTACTCCTGTGCCAGTAGGCAAGTCTTCAGTCAAGGATGCAACTCCAAGTGCTTTGTCACAAAAGCCTATCAGCAGAGACTCTGCGCCAGGTGAAGAGTCAAAACCTTCCACGGAAAAGGCCACACCTGTTCCTGAAGGATCCACGCCAGTTCTCCCAGGCAGCCCTCTGCTACCAAGCACACCTGCTCCATCTGATAAGCCATCCGTCAAGGGTGTCATTCCAAGCGGCACTGCGCCAGTGAAGAAGGATGCTAAGACTAGCGATGAGTCGAAGCCGGCGACAGAGTACAGCACGCCTGTCCCCGAGGGATCTACACCGGTCCTTCCAGGCAGCCCGCTGCTACCAGGTACTCCTGTCCCAACAAACAAGACGTCTACAAAGGATGTAACTCCAAGCGCTCTATCACAAAAGCCTACCAGCAGAGACTCCGCGCCAGCTGACGGGTCAAAACCTTCCATTGAAAAGGCCACGCCTGTTCCTGAAGGGTCCACGCCAGTTCTCCCAGGCAGCCCTCTGCTACCAAGCACACCTGTTCCATCTGACAAGCCATCCGTCAAGGGCGCTACACCAAGCAGCCCTGCCCAGTCGGTGAGGAAGGACATTGGCTCCAATGATGGCTCCAAATCTGCCACAGAGTACAGCACGCCTGCCCCAGAGGGATCCACGCCGATCCTTCCAGGCAGCCCACTGCTACCAGGTACTCCTGTGCCAGTAGGCAAGTCTTCAGTCAAGGATGCAACTCCAAGTGCTTTGTCACAAAAGCCTATCAGCAGAGACTCTGCGCCAGGTGAAGAGTCAAAACCTTCCACGGAAAAGGCCACGCCTGTTCCTGAAGGGTCCACGCCAGTTCTCCCAGGCAGCCCTTTGCTACCAAGCACACCTGCTCCATCTGATAAGCCATCCGTCAAGGGTGTCATTCCAAGCGGCACTACGCCAGTGAAGAAGGATGCTAAGACTAGCGATGAGTCGAAGCCGGCGACAGAGTACAGCACGCCTGCACCGGAGGGATCCACACCGATCCTCCCAGGCAGCCCATTGCTACCGGGTACTCCTGTTCCAGCTGGCAAGCCATCTCGCAAGACTGCAACTCCAAGAAGCCCCGCGCAGCCAGTGAAGAATGATACTAAGCCTAGCGATAAGTCAACACCGGCCACAGAGACGAGCACACCAACACCAGAGGGCTCTACCCCTATCTTACCTGGAAGTCCATTGTTGCCGCACACTCCTGTCGCAAGTGGCAAGCCTTCGGAAAGCCCAGCTAGTGTTCCTAAGAAAGAGGACGTGACCGAAAAGAAGGATGATGTCAGGTCTCCTGCTAAACACGCTGCAACACCAGTTCTGTCTTCACCATTGGCAGCACCAGTACCTAAGGGCAAACCTTTGGTGAAAACTGCTAGTGTTAACCAGCCTTCTAAAGAGGGCAGTCCAGGAAGTGAATACACAACTCCGCTGGCCACTTCTCCAGTTGACGTGACTCACAGTCTATCAGGAGACAGTGCCCCAGTGAAGACGCCGGTTGGTGTCACAGCGATCCCAGTTGCTTCAAAGAGTGTCAATCCTGTTGATAAGGTAGAGAAGCCGGTCAACAAGAATCTTCAACCTTCTAAAGGTACTGATACGAACAACACTTCTGCCACAACGACTACTGGATCTACTCCCATTCTACCGGGGAGTCCACTTATTCCCAGTACACCTGTCCTATCTGGTGTTAAAGCTAATGAGAACTCTCCTTCAGTTGAGAGCAGCGTTCCAGCTGCATCCAATACTCCAAGCAAGGCTGCACCAACTGATGGCCAAACTTCGGTTAAAACTACCACAAAACCTGCTATCACTAAGGAGGAGCCTAAGCCTACTCCCGCAGTTGCGAAGGAAACTCCTGTTTCTACCTCGGTTGCAGCGGTGAGCGTCGCAAAGAAAGAAAACACTCAGGATGTTTCAGAGCGTCCTTCTCAAGCTGAGCTCCCTTCGAAGACACGTATAGAGCCATCGACTAGTGTGCCAGTACCAGTGCCAGTCCCTGCAGGAGTATCACAGGTTACACCTGCATCTCCAGGCCCAAGAAACCCAAGTAGGATTGACCCTGAAAACCCTCCTGCGCAGGTGCCGGAGGAACCTGAGAagcgcgccgcgccagcacCAGCTGCACAGCCAAGCCTCGCTCCTAGGACTGCAGTTCCGGCACCTTCTGAGGCTCATGTGACACCGGTAACTAACGTTCCAGTATCTGAGCAGATATCTTCGCCGAAGGTGACTCAGCCAGTTGTCGAATCAAGCCCTGCCACTGAATCGGAGAAGGTAATTAAGGCAcctgctgttgctgctcACGAGATATTCCCACCTCATGTGGTCAAGCTAACACCGGTGTCGCCTAAGAAGAAGACGTCCACCGGGAGCTTGAAGAAGCAGATTATTGCGCCTAGAGAAGAGGAGCAGCCACAGCCTGTTCACGCAGTGACAGGTACTGCCATTGAGCTCGAGGAGGTTCCATCGACGGTGGAACTTGTCGAGGTACCTCCATCTGAAGTGCCCACGACTCATTCCCCTATTGTCGTCGGAATACCACTATCAAATGACAAGATTGTCGTCGCCCCTGTGCAGATACAAGGAGATATCACGACACAGACGTCTGCTCCAAGTACTCAGTACACTGACACATATGCTGCTCCCGTCCGCCAGGATGTGCCTCTTGCTACGACCGCTGGCAGATCTTCTGTAACGCAGTCACGTCATTCTAAGGATGCTGCTAGTATGGCTACCGCTCCAAGCACGAAGCAGAGCTTTGATGCTCACAACGGCAGGCCTTCTAGCAAGAACAGCAATTCTAGCCCTAGCCGCTCTTCCACTGAACCAAAGAGAAGGTCCGGATTCTTTGCTAGGTTGAAGAGATTTTTGAGGTGA
- the COQ5 gene encoding 2-hexaprenyl-6-methoxy-1,4-benzoquinone methyltransferase (Syntenic homolog of Saccharomyces cerevisiae YML110C (COQ5)), which produces MGVWAAVTWKGGEKSAGSRDLSSLQAPAAMRMGLSVLAGLRSSPCVASRRALSAAAVRRSGDGGMTHFGSRTVPKDEKAKLVGNVFSSVASKYDVMNDVMSLGVHRLWKSHFISKLDAGKRPNASEPLHFIDVAGGSGDIAFGLLDHAEAKFHDTESTMHVVDINPDMLREGEKRAAEQGKYYNDPRVTFLVQNGETLEDIPTASKDVYTISFGIRNFTDIQKGLNTAHRVLKPGGIFYCLEFSKIENPVVDIAYQQWSKLLPVMGSMVANDYDSYQYLVESIQRFPSQDEFKGMIEKAGFASVGYENLTFGTCAIHWGIKV; this is translated from the coding sequence ATGGGGGTGTGGGCGGCGGTCACGTGGAAAGGTGGTGAAAAGTCTGCTGGCAGCCGGGATCTCAGCAGCTTACAGGCCCCAGCGGCAATGCGCATGGGGTTGAGTGTGTTGGCAGGGCTGCGGAGCAGCCCGTGTGTGGCGAGCAGGCGTGCGCTCAGCGCAGCAGCGGTCCGGCGGTCCGGCGACGGCGGGATGACGCACTTTGGGTCGAGGACGGTGCCAAAGGACGAGAAGGCGAAGCTGGTGGGCAACGTCTTCTCGTCAGTGGCGTCCAAGTACGACGTGATGAACGACGTGATGTCGCTGGGCGTCCACCGGCTGTGGAAGTCGCACTTTATCAGCAAGCTGGATGCGGGTAAGCGGCCGAACGCGAGCGAGCCGCTGCACTTCATAGACGTGGCGGGCGGGTCGGGCGACATTGCGTTCGGGCTGTTGGACCACGCGGAGGCGAAGTTCCACGACACAGAGTCGACCATGCATGTGGTCGACATCAACCCGGACATGTTGCGGGAGGGCGAAAAGCGTGCTGCGGAGCAGGGCAAGTACTACAACGACCCGCGTGTGACCTTCCTGGTGCAGAATGGGGAGACGCTGGAGGACATCCCTACTGCGTCGAAGGACGTGTACACCATCTCGTTTGGGATCCGGAACTTCACCGACATCCAGAAGGGGCTGAACACGGCGCACCGTGTGCTGAAGCCGGGTGGCATCTTCTACTGCCTTGAGTTCTCCAAGATCGAGAACCCCGTCGTGGACATCGCGTACCAGCAGTGGTCGAAGCTGTTGCCCGTGATGGGCTCGATGGTTGCCAACGACTACGACTCGTATCAGTACCTGGTGGAGTCCATCCAGCGGTTCCCCAGCCAGGATGAGTTCAAGGGCATGATCGAAAAGGCGGGGTTTGCGTCCGTGGGGTACGAAAACCTGACTTTTGGAACCTGCGCCATCCACTGGGGCATCAAGGTATGA
- a CDS encoding ABL131Cp (Syntenic homolog of Saccharomyces cerevisiae YMR275C (BUL1) and YML111W (BUL2)), which translates to MRPGLQRQSTDNPSRGRARSTSPSLFFRSASASSLLRFRHGRTKEQPPPEAEEDDIDNCAGACACADEEICDVLPSFQMYNALHRHIPRGNVNADQHDLPPSYQEAYNGSVGGISVSSSRVNLTTIQSLDGVQSDSCINLQALSAQQYSLQTPSHDEPIEDDLANQDDDNINIEKLYSLPKMVTPVEIDIRITKHPVKPHKKPEEESILREYTSGDIINGYVVIKNRSAQPLKFEMFYVTLEGYATVIDRMKGKRTVKRFLRMVDISASWSYSSVESANGYAYTQSYKDYDNCILGLSNTRVLEPGVKYKKFFTFKFPMQLLDVSCKHEQFSHCLVPPSFGIDKYKSNGKYATIQTNPLLGYGHLGTKGSPILTNDLVSDTVSINYAVDAKIVGKDSKTGKLNIMREKEYNLRFIPFGFCQPFGGEQDPLQQLEDLTNLIQDRLAALRRVFDRLEKKERIRSQDLRSTEAHGTIDEDIQLDPHDELDRKLRQLYVNNRLDAACTSLPLKDSKLIHPHRKLLKSEFKYSYRTKHKSYKKKLFFSGFYSDNNRQSEAAKTGIILLEADQPKDGFPYLQPSLLKKTNMLANKNKHDQKNWNSLTARLTDRDKQTLENIEVRLQCIQANNSEQHSPPEITAVTTELVCLTAKSVNSIPIKLDAQLLLNKTKLKDITETFTAYLAEVKEYQSKFEENIVQINELYNISRNTLSRRELAFGDFISAQLLHDIECLANLRVDVRNLHHVLKEQIRTLKNPDDDLTLGEPKATLSSNILTATFSGSSVSSGSAQADLYRSQITRDWVPVEENQYVRNVNVNLVLNQDIKETLVPTFESCLCCRMYCIRVNIKFEGQIGVASLDVPVRIRMLEA; encoded by the coding sequence ATGAGGCCAGGGCTCCAGCGACAGAGCACGGACAACCCCTCGCGAGGCCGGGCGAGATCGACATCTCCGTCGCTATTCTTCCGCAGCGCTTCTGCATCGAGTCTTCTGCGGTTCCGGCACGGGCGAACGAAAGAGCAACCTCCACCGGAGGCCGAGGAGGATGATATTGATAACTGTGCGGGCGCATGTGCGTGCGCGGATGAAGAAATATGCGATGTGCTTCCCTCATTTCAGATGTACAACGCATTACACCGACACATTCCTCGCGGCAACGTTAATGCGGACCAGCACGACCTGCCACCGAGCTACCAGGAGGCTTACAACGGGTCTGTTGGCGGTATTAGCGTGTCGTCAAGTAGGGTGAACCTGACCACTATTCAGTCGCTGGATGGCGTGCAGTCTGACTCATGTATCAACCTACAGGCCTTATCGGCGCAGCAATACAGCCTACAAACCCCTAGCCACGATGAGCCGATCGAGGATGACCTGGCCAACCAGGATGATGATAATATCAATATCGAGAAACTGTACTCGTTGCCGAAAATGGTTACTCCGGTGGAGATTGACATCCGAATCACAAAACACCCAGTGAAGCCACACAAGAAGCCCGAAGAGGAATCCATACTGCGGGAATACACTTCAGGTGACATCATAAATGGCTATGTGGTGATCAAGAACAGATCAGCCCAACCACTGAAGTTTGAAATGTTTTATGTTACATTGGAAGGTTATGCTACTGTGATAGATCGTATGAAGGGTAAGCGGACCGTGAAGCGATTTTTACGTATGGTAGACATATCTGCCAGCTGGTCTTACTCGAGCGTGGAGAGTGCCAACGGGTATGCATATACACAGAGCTACAAGGACTATGACAACTGTATACTTGGCTTGAGCAATACGAGGGTCTTAGAACCTGGCGTAAAGTACAAAAAGTTCTTTACGTTCAAGTTCCCTAtgcagctgctggatgTTTCATGCAAACATGAACAGTTTTCTCATTGTCTTGTCCCTCCCAGTTTTGGAATAGACAAATACAAATCTAACGGAAAGTATGCTACTATACAGACCAACCCGCTGCTTGGTTATGGCCATTTGGGGACCAAGGGCTCGCCAATTCTCACAAACGATCTTGTGAGCGATACTGTATCTATCAACTATGCGGTGGATGCTAAGATCGTCGGCAAAGATAGCAAGACAGGAAAGCTGAACATTATGCGGGAGAAAGAGTACAACCTCCGATTCATTCCCTTTGGTTTTTGCCAGCCTTTTGGAGGTGAACAGGACCCGTTACAGCAGCTCGAGGATCTCACAAACCTCATTCAAGATAGGCTAGCTGCTTTACGAAGGGTATTCGATCGACTTGAAAAAAAAGAACGAATCCGGAGCCAAGATTTGCGGTCCACAGAGGCACATGGTACCATAGATGAAGACATTCAACTCGATCCACACGATGAGCTAGACAGGAAGCTGCGGCAGCTATACGTAAACAATAGGCTAGATGCAGCATGCACTAGTCTGCCGCTTAAGGACTCTAAGCTGATACATCCTCACAGAAAGCTCCTTAAATCAGAGTTCAAATACTCTTACAGGACAAAGCATAAATCCTATAAGAAGAAGCTATTTTTTTCGGGTTTCTATAGTGATAACAATCGTCAATCGGAAGCTGCGAAGACGGGTATTATTCTGCTAGAAGCAGATCAGCCCAAGGATGGATTCCCATATTTGCAACCATCTCTACTGAAGAAGACAAACATGTTGGCTAACAAAAACAAGCATGACCAGAAGAACTGGAATAGCTTGACAGCCCGTCTTACAGACAGAGATAAACAGACACTTGAAAATATTGAAGTTCGGTTGCAGTGCATTCAAGCCAATAATAGTGAGCAACACTCTCCGCCAGAAATCACAGCGGTCACTACAGAATTAGTTTGTCTCACAGCAAAGTCGGTTAATTCCATTCCTATCAAGTTAGATGCGCAACTTTTGCTAAACAAGACCAAATTGAAGGATATTACAGAAACATTTACTGCTTATTTGGCTGAGGTGAAAGAATACCAGTCAAAGTTCGAGGAGAATATCGTACAAATAAACGAACTATACAACATATCCCGCAACACGCTGTCCCGACGGGAACTGGCTTTTGGGGATTTCATATCCGCCCAGCTTCTGCATGACATCGAGTGCCTTGCCAACCTCAGGGTTGACGTACGCAACCTGCACCACGTGTTGAAAGAACAAATACGGACGTTGAAGAATCCGGATGATGACTTGACACTAGGAGAGCCTAAGGCAACGCTATCATCAAATATTCTGACAGCTACCTTTAGTGGCTCCAGTGTTAGCTCAGGTTCTGCCCAAGCTGACCTTTATCGAAGTCAGATTACCCGTGACTGGGTGCCAGTGGAGGAAAACCAGTATGTTCGGAATGTGAACGTCAACCTGGTGCTCAACCAGGACATCAAAGAGACATTAGTACCCACTTTTGAAAGCTGTTTGTGCTGCCGTATGTATTGTATTCGCGTGAACATCAAGTTTGAGGGTCAAATCGGCGTTGCATCGCTCGATGTTCCAGTGCGTATACGCATGCTTGAAGCATGA
- the CTK3 gene encoding Ctk3p (Syntenic homolog of Saccharomyces cerevisiae YML112W (CTK3)) — protein MSSDPITLLHNGTARAMDSLEARLKFIEVIKSLHKTLNVSRDTSPSSTQPAATDPVHFYLVHYEDHYEDFHSCLFEVTASMDSLDRLNVLIYWNRLVSSLWQRASKDINGQPNIAGRVVHDYLLKDLGRMLALVLPEQDWKALTNLPVATDVFLRVWRTVGSPSPQDTEPLTCRRESFTLDPDLRAFIDRRSLDPAWHTPAQDAPDAMREALLLLVDRRAKAIFLQEYYRAHGAVSVPASTSASTILHRMESDRERHKKSKEHLWFTDRDSSMLELAEFDALWQQHRKGMTRDDYQDVKQLQRIAQESYLYQI, from the coding sequence ATGAGCTCCGACCCAATCACGCTCTTACATAACGGAACCGCACGCGCGATGGATTCGCTGGAGGCCCGCCTGAAGTTTATCGAAGTGATAAAGTCGCTGCACAAGACCCTGAATGTCAGCCGAGACACCAGTCCGTCGTCCACACAGCCGGCAGCAACCGACCCGGTGCATTTCTACCTGGTGCACTATGAAGACCACTACGAAGACTTCCACAGCTGTCTCTTCGAGGTGACAGCGTCTATGGACTCGCTGGACCGCCTCAACGTGCTGATATACTGGAACCGGCTTGTGAGCTCGCTGTGGCAGCGCGCAAGCAAGGACATCAACGGGCAGCCCAACATCGCGGGCCGGGTTGTGCACGACTACCTACTCAAAGACCTTGGGCGCATGCTCGCCCTCGTGCTGCCGGAGCAGGACTGGAAGGCGCTCACCAATCTCCCGGTCGCCACGGACGTGTTTCTGCGCGTGTGGCGCACCGTCGGGTCGCCCAGCCCGCAGGACACCGAACCGCTAACCTGTCGCAGAGAGAGCTTCACGCTGGATCCCGATCTGCGTGCTTTCATCGACCGCCGGTCGCTGGACCCAGCCTGGCACACGCCTGCGCAGGACGCCCCAGACGCCATGCGCGAGGCGCTGCTCCTTCTCGTCGACCGCCGCGCCAAGGCTATCTTCCTACAGGAATACTACCGTGCCCACGGCGCCGTCTCCGTTCCTGCATCTACCAGCGCCTCGACCATCCTGCACCGCATGGAGAGCGATCGAGAGCGCCATAAAAAGTCCAAAGAGCATTTGTGGTTCACAGATCGTGATTCCTCCATGCTCGAACTGGCTGAATTTGATGCCCTTTGGCAGCAGCACCGGAAGGGAATGACCCGCGACGATTATCAAGATGTTAAGCAACTCCAGCGCATCGCGCAAGAGAGCTATTTATACCAGATATAA
- the DSK2 gene encoding ubiquitin domain-containing protein DSK2 (Syntenic homolog of Saccharomyces cerevisiae YMR276W (DSK2)), with protein MTIKIQVKSGQNRWEVSVEASGSVGELKQEIAKVSEIPAENQRLIYSGKILKDDQTVESYKIADGHAIHLVKSGGAKAAPAASAAGGESTGAAAGAGAVPSSISAGQSGGFNPLADLTGARYAGYTNLPSTDMFGPDGGLNSAVGQEEIIGMLENPIFQSQMNEMLNNPQMIDFLIQQHPHLQAMGPAAREMLQSPFFRQMLTNPDIIRQMSRLQMGMGGAGAEQGTDFPAPGSAATPDAAAPAPNPLAAILGLQPGAANPLGAAPADRGLAMPPLDPAMLSSLFGAGAASPAPADNRPPEERYEQQLRQLNDMGFFDFDRNVAALRRAGGSVQGALDALLNGDV; from the coding sequence ATGACTATCAAAATTCAGGTGAAGTCTGGCCAGAACCGGTGGGAAGTGAGCGTGGAGGCGTCGGGCAGCGTCGGCGAGTTGAAACAGGAGATAGCTAAGGTATCAGAGATTCCAGCGGAGAACCAGCGGCTGATCTACTCAGGGAAGATATTGAAGGACGATCAGACAGTGGAGTCATATAAAATCGCAGACGGGCACGCGATACATCTGGTCAAATCAGGGGGGGCGAAGgcggcgcccgccgcgagcgcggcgggcggcgaaAGCACGGGCGCAGCGGCCGGGGCCGGCGCGGTTCCCAGCAGCATATCGGCTGGACAGAGCGGGGGGTTTAACCCGCTGGCAGACCTGACCGGCGCGCGGTACGCAGGTTACACGAACCTTCCGTCGACAGATATGTTCGGCCCTGATGGCGGGCTGAATAGTGCTGTGGGGCAGGAAGAGATCATCGGCATGCTGGAGAACCCAATTTTCCAGTCTCAGATGAACGAAATGCTCAACAACCCGCAGATGATCGACTTCTTGATACAGCAGCACCCGCACCTGCAGGCAATGGgcccggcggcgcgcgaAATGCTCCAGAGCCCCTTTTTCCGCCAGATGCTCACCAACCCCGACATCATTCGCCAGATGTCTCGCCTGCAGATGGGCATGGGCGGTGCGGGCGCCGAGCAGGGCACCGACTTTCCAGCCCCCGGCTCCGCCGCCACACccgacgccgccgcccctGCGCCGAACCCGTTGGCTGCCATCCTAGGCTTGCAGCCCGGCGCTGCTAACCCGCTGGGCGCTGCGCCCGCAGACCGCGGCCTTGCAATGCCCCCTCTAGACCCGGCTATGCTCTCCTCCCTCTtcggcgctggcgctgccAGCCCTGCGCCCGCCGATAACAGGCCTCCCGAGGAGCGCTACGAGCAACAGCTCCGCCAGCTGAATGATATGGGCTTCTTCGACTTTGATAGAAACGTCGCGGCCTTGAGGCGCGCCGGAGGTTCCGTCCAGGGCGCCCTTGATGCCTTGCTAAACGGCGACGTTTAG